One genomic segment of Mytilus trossulus isolate FHL-02 chromosome 4, PNRI_Mtr1.1.1.hap1, whole genome shotgun sequence includes these proteins:
- the LOC134714916 gene encoding uncharacterized protein LOC134714916 isoform X1 produces MRALKINNCTRRKQVLLLLCCLVILYGFKLHVENDVQFNFININTNEKCEIPKVNPFDESILPFFWKPNPIVCAENTELVYIDDDEMIHIYKNRTKGKHIECYYQSVIRKEQSDDEVLFGTSVWFNVSSSAKMESDFAKVVCVFEGKNIYERLHYHIKQKQKYFKSDNDSFSVLIFGIDSMSRLAAIRELPKTLTYLEKTLGAYVFNGYTKVGGNTFPNLMAFLTGNYSVPFNKKKFFDNQPFVWKKFSERGAATMYSEDYPRLSTFNYVARGFNESPGEHYLRPFYLAINSERKYQAKITKMFMTLENNDINLGGTSALCYGASPRHVIQIDYFKRFLKKYKNNRKFAMSWLNEIGHDFTNFLKLGDADFYNFLIFLKEGGHLKRSILFFMSDHGTMSDKIRNTPIGRIEAKLPFFSIVLPTILKTKYPHIDHNLQNNINRLTSPLDLHKTLIDIATNSYNPQQKGTEAIKYSGISLFNEIPKDRTCTDALIPESSCACYSSEAIPTNNAVIKNITMFVVGTINTYLKYHRSKCAFIILKKIHDAKLIHSNLKHLEPGKKKVLWQYLYKPTLDKKQRYFIIFEVMPSEGIFEVTTEITQTNNFIILDKIIRANRYGNQSACIDDRDLKPYCYCK; encoded by the coding sequence ATGAGAGCTTTAAAGATAAATAACTGCACGCGACGAAAGCAAGTGCTTCTTTTGCTTTGTTGCTTAGTTATTTTATACGGATTCAAGTTGCATGTAGAAAACGATGTTCAgtttaatttcattaatataaatacaaacgAGAAATGTGAAATTCCAAAAGTAAATCCTTTCGATGAATCGATATTGCCGTTCTTTTGGAAACCTAATCCTATTGTTTGTGCCGAAAACACTGAATTAGTTTATATTGATGACGATGAgatgatacatatatacaaaaatcgaacaaaaggaaaacatattGAATGCTATTATCAAAGTGTCATTCGAAAAGAACAAAGCGATGACGAAGTTTTGTTCGGTACTTCAGTATGGTTCAATGTGTCAAGTAGTGCTAAGATGGAATCTGATTTTGCAAAGGTAGTATGTGTCTTTGAAGGAAAAAATATCTATGAACGATTACATTACCatataaagcaaaaacaaaaatattttaagtcgGATAATGATAGCTTTAGTGTTCTGATATTTGGAATAGACAGTATGTCAAGACTTGCTGCTATTCGTGAACTTCCAAAAACACTAACATATCTTGAAAAAACACTTGGCGCTTATGTTTTTAATGGTTATACTAAAGTTGGCGGTAATACATTCCCTAACCTTATGGCATTTTTAACTGGCAATTATAGTGTACCATTCAACAAGAAAAAGTTTTTTGACAATCAACCATTTGTTTGGAAGAAATTTTCAGAAAGAGGCGCAGCAACGATGTATTCTGAGGATTATCCTAGACTTTCAACGTTTAATTATGTAGCTCGTGGATTTAATGAATCTCCAGGGGAACATTACCTTCGGCCATTTTATCTTGCAATAAATTCCGAGCGAAAATACCAGGCAAAAATCACTAAGATGTTTATGACTttagaaaataatgatattaatcTAGGAGGTACATCCGCTCTTTGTTATGGTGCTAGTCCGAGGCATGTCATTCAAATAGAttattttaaacgttttttGAAGAAGTACAAGAACAACAGGAAGTTTGCGATGTCCTGGTTGAATGAGATAGGACACGATTTTACGAATTTTCTGAAGTTAGGAGAtgctgatttttataattttctaatcTTTTTGAAAGAAGGTGGCCACCTGAAAAggtctattttgttttttatgagtGACCATGGGACAATGAGTGATAAGATAAGGAATACACCGATTGGTCGTATAGAAGCAAAACTTCCTTTCTTTTCTATAGTTCTGCCTACaattttgaagacaaaatatCCTCATATAGATCACAATTTGCAAAATAATATCAATCGTCTGACGTCACCATTAGATCTCCATAAAACCTTAATTGATATAGCGACCAATAGTTACAACCCTCAACAAAAGGGTACAGAAGCAATTAAATATTCTGGAATTAGTCTATTTAATGAAATTCCAAAAGACAGGACTTGTACCGATGCACTTATTCCCGAATCAAGCTGTGCATGCTATTCATCGGAAGCTATTCCTACAAATAATGccgttattaaaaatattactaTGTTCGTCGTAGGAACCATTAAcacttatttaaaatatcatcgATCAAAGTGTGcttttattatcttgaaaaagaTTCATGATGCCAAACTAATTCATTCTAATCTGAAACACTTAGAACCAGGGAAGAAGAAAGTTCTTTGGCAATATTTGTACAAACCCACGTTAGACAAGAAGCAAcgttattttattatatttgaagtgATGCCAAGCGAGGGAATATTTGAAGTCACTACAGAGATCACTCAAACAAACAACTTTATAATCTTAGATAAAATAATCCGAGCAAATAGATACGGGAATCAGTCTGCTTGTATTGATGATAGGGATTTAAAACCATATTGCTATTGTAAATAA